The genome window GTCGTGCAGCCAGGCGGGCACCACGGCCATGCACAGGGGCATGGCGCTTTCCCGGAATACCTCCAGCATGCGGCTCATGTTCCTGCCGGGCACGGCCACGTCGTCGGCCCGGAAGAATATTCTGCCCTCGGGCGCTTCGGCCAGGACCCGGTCCAGCCGGGCGGGAACATCGGCGGGCATTTTCAACCACAGGGAGGAGAGGGTGTTTTTGACGATCATGATTTTATCATTTTACCACATCCGGATTTGGCCCACCACACCCTTAATTCTTGCCTGCCGGGGCGGCCTCGGGTAGTGCAGGGCCATGCGACGCTTCGACGCCCTCATTTTCGATTTCGACGGGACCCTGGCCAACGTGCCCCTGGATTTTGATCTCATGCGCACCAAGATCGCGGCCCTGGCCGAGGGTTTTCTTGCCGTGCGGCCCGAAACCGACGGCCAGCCCATCCTGGAATGGATCGACGAACTGGCCGCCGAGATTGCCGGGCACGAGGGACGGGACGCGGGCAAGGAGTTCCATTGCCGGGCCCGGCTGACCATCACGGCCACCGAGATCGACGCGGCCCGGCAGGGCGAGCTGTTCGAGTTCACCCGCCCCATGCTCGAAACCCTGCGCGAACGAGGCGTGGCCGCCGGGGTCATCACCCGCAACATCACGCCGGCCGTGCTGGAGGTCTTCCCGGACCTGCCCGGCCATGTGGGGGCCTTCATCCCCCGGGAGGACGCGGTGCGGGTCAAGCCCGACCCCGAGCATCTGCACCAGGCCCTGCGCCTGCTCGGCGTGCGGCCCGGGCGCGCCCTCA of Salidesulfovibrio onnuriiensis contains these proteins:
- a CDS encoding HAD family hydrolase; amino-acid sequence: MRRFDALIFDFDGTLANVPLDFDLMRTKIAALAEGFLAVRPETDGQPILEWIDELAAEIAGHEGRDAGKEFHCRARLTITATEIDAARQGELFEFTRPMLETLRERGVAAGVITRNITPAVLEVFPDLPGHVGAFIPREDAVRVKPDPEHLHQALRLLGVRPGRALMVGDHLMDIETGHRAGTASAGVATGRISEAAFREAGAEFTAPHAGELLKRLLRDNLL